Proteins encoded by one window of Arachis ipaensis cultivar K30076 chromosome B04, Araip1.1, whole genome shotgun sequence:
- the LOC107638964 gene encoding ER membrane protein complex subunit 6 yields the protein MAVHSESGSQEKKSGNGLNELLTFNAENMQNNMKIIYYSRTFLSIIGGVVAGILGFTGLKGFVFYLLLMAVTSVGLVAKAKFSIQTYFDSWNRVLLDGFLGGLMSFVLFWTFAYDIVHIF from the exons ATGGCTGTACACTCCGAGTCAGGTTCGCAGGAGAAGAAATCAGGCAATGGATTGAATGAGTTACTGACCTTTAATGCTGAGAACATGCAGAACAACATGAAGATTATCTATTACAG TCGGACATTTTTGTCTATAATTGGCGGAGTTGTTGCTGGAATTTTAGGATTTACAGGCTTGAAAGGATTTGTCTTTTACTTACTTCTCATGGCAGTTACTTCAGTTGGGCTTGTAGCCAAAGCAAAATTTTCAATCCAGACTTACTTCGACTCTTGGAACCGAGTGCTGCTTGATGGCTTTCTTGGTGGTCTAATG TCGTTCGTGCTGTTTTGGAC ATTTGCATATGACATTGTTCATATATTCTGA
- the LOC107638965 gene encoding nuclear poly(A) polymerase 3, translated as MEFEAHAPSSPPPSPPPSYSYSLSGVVLDPPIHPPPPTLPPPPPPPFLRIDPSSGVLVPPPQPFPFNLSLIFSMDHQRSMSLLQFMADEGLVPSVEEEERRKNAIQKLKQIVSTWIKQVAVQRRLPKHQIAATSATVLTYGSYGLGVHSADSDIDALCVAPYFATLSEDFFVVLHDMLKSRPEVSELYCVKSAKVPLMRFKFDGISIDLPYACLKVLYVPESVDILHPFFLRNIDDTSWKSLSGVRANKRILQLVPNVENFQAMVRCLKLWAKRRGVYGTLHGYLGGVHLAILAAYVCQRHPDASINALIMNFFRTFAFWSWPSPVTLQEGMFLKQLESMEMRSFMPILLPSSPYEFCHSNITKSTFYRIRTEFVRGYNMTRDLLKPGFTWDNIFELFPYSRRYSKFVKIYLSTTNQCELGDWVGWVKSRFRSLLIILEGIQGFCDPNPTEYTDPDKSEPNMVFYWGLQSGRNNYLDIELVEGEFMKVIRNGCEGTPGRLELHLLSPSQLPKNAQFDDRSIIINNKGRKACWKMVGCDKKRSQVYPQHHIQHCLVGHVSSNGEGECLSSSG; from the exons ATGGAATTTGAAGCACACgctccttcttctcctcctccttctcctcctccttcttatTCTTATTCATTAAGCGGCGTCGTTTTGGACCCTCCTATTCATCCTCCACCCCCGACGCTGCCGCCGCCACCTCCACCGCCGTTTCTGCGTATTGATCCTTCTTCGGGGGTGCTTGTTCCACCCCCGCAACCTTTCCCTTTCAACCTTTCTCTCATCTTCTCAATGGATCACCAGAGGTCTATGTCCCTTCTTCAG TTTATGGCTGATGAAGGACTTGTTCCTTCTGTggaagaggaagagagaaggaagaatgcTATTCAGAAGCTCAAACAG ATTGTGTCAACATGGATCAAGCAGGTTGCTGTACAACGGCGATTACCAAAGCATCAGATTGCAGCTACATCTGCCACGGTATTGACATATGGATCTTATGGCCTAGGA GTTCACAGTGCTGACTCTGACATTGATGCTTTGTGTGTTGCTCCTTATTTTGCAACCCTTTCG GAAGACTTCTTTGTTGTTTTGCACGACATGCTTAAAAGTAGGCCAGAAGTGTCGGAGCTTTACTGTGTCAAGAGTGCAAAAGTCCCTCTGATGCGATTCAAATTCGATGGAATTTCCATTGATCTTCCATATGCTTGCTTGAAAGTACTATACGTTCCTGAG AGTGTTGACATACTACACCCATTCTTCTTGAGGAATATTGATGACACCAGCTGGAAAAGCTTGTCTGGTGTACGAGCAAATAAACGTATTCTTCAGCTAGTACCAAATGTTGAG AATTTTCAAGCTATGGTACGGTGTCTTAAATTATGGGCAAAAAGGCGAGGAGTTTATGGCACA TTACATGGTTACTTGGGAGGAGTCCATTTGGCAATTCTTGCAGCTTATGTTTGTCAACGGCATCCTGATGCCTCCATAAATGCTTTGATTATGAACTTTTTCCGAACATTTGCCTTTTGGTCCTGGCCTTCGCCAGTGACGCTGCAGGAAGGAATGTTCCTAAAACAACTAGAGAGCATGGAAATGCGATCTTTCATGCCTATTTTGCTGCCATCTAGCCCTTATGAATTTTGCCATTCAAATATAACCAAAAGCACTTTCTACCGGATCAGGACAGAGTTTGTACGTGGATACAATATGACAAGG GATCTTTTGAAGCCAGGTTTCACGTGGGACAATATATTTGAGCTTTTTCCATACTCAAGAAGGTACTCCAAATTTGTCAAGATTTACCTATCTACTACCAATCAATGTGAGCTTGGCGACTGGGTTGGTTGGGTCAAGTCACGCTTCCGCAGTCTTCTCATCATT CTTGAGGGGATCCAGGGTTTTTGTGATCCTAACCCTACGGAGTACACTGACCCTGACAAAAGCGAGCCAAACATGGTTTTCTACTGGGGCTTGCAATCCGGAAGGAACAACTACCTGGACATAGAGTTGGTGGAGGGAGAGTTCATGAAGGTCATCAGAAACGGCTGCGAGGGAACTCCCGGTAGGTTGGAGTTGCACCTCCTATCGCCTTCGCAGCTCCCCAAGAATGCCCAGTTTGATGATAGAAGTATAATTATTAATAACAAAGGTAGAAAAGCATGCTGGAAAATGGTTGGTTGTGACAAGAAAAGGAGCCAAGTTTATCCACAGCATCATATTCAACATTGCCTTGTTGGTCATGTCTCATCTAATGGGGAGGGTGAATGCTTAAGTTCTAGTGGCTAG
- the LOC107636107 gene encoding cell wall / vacuolar inhibitor of fructosidase 1-like — translation MPIGQCRVFHPNDETLIHSTCHKTLYPNLCVQILNSYPSSRNVDSRGLALNMVDFIKLRSIIVLNKIHQLQQEATGKFKDALDSCIGHYNDRILKGDVPQAISGIEANNPKFAESAVADAVIESYLCDEGFNNGNSPLINENKAVRDGANIARDIIIFLD, via the coding sequence ATGCCAATTGGTCAATGTAGGGTTTTCCACCCCAATGATGAGACATTAATTCATTCCACATGCCACAAAACACTATATCCGAATCTGTGTGTCCAAATCCTCAATTCATATCCAAGTAGCAGAAATGTTGATAGCAGAGGACTAGCACTAAACATGGTTGATTTCATAAAATTAAGATCAATTATTGTATTGAACAAGATTCATCAACTCCAACAAGAGGCTACTGGTAAATTTAAGGATGCCTTGGATTCATGTATTGGCCATTACAATGACAGAATCTTGAAGGGTGATGTGCCACAAGCCATTAGTGGAATTGAGGCTAATAACCCTAAATTTGCTGAAAGTGCTGTTGCTGATGCAGTTATTGAATCTTACCTTTGTGACGAAGGGTTCAATAACGGTAATTCACCATTAATCAATGAAAACAAGGCTGTGCGTGATGGGGCAAATATTGCAAGAGATATTATTATATTCCTGGATTAG